A region from the Candidatus Eisenbacteria bacterium genome encodes:
- the rplU gene encoding 50S ribosomal protein L21: MYAIVDINGVQQKVTPDEVLNVPLMPGEPGSKVTFDRVLLVGDGEKISLGQPTVKGAKVAVEILEHLRGPKLKIFKFKRRREYRRRKGHRDELTRIRVTAISA, encoded by the coding sequence ATGTACGCGATCGTCGACATCAACGGTGTCCAGCAGAAGGTCACGCCGGACGAGGTGCTGAACGTGCCGCTCATGCCCGGCGAGCCGGGCTCGAAGGTCACCTTCGACCGCGTGCTGCTCGTCGGCGACGGCGAGAAGATCTCCCTCGGCCAGCCCACGGTGAAGGGCGCGAAGGTCGCGGTCGAGATCCTCGAACACCTGCGCGGACCCAAGCTCAAGATCTTCAAGTTCAAGCGTCGCCGCGAATACCGCCGCCGCAAGGGGCACCGCGACGAACTCACGCGAATCCGCGTCACCGCCATTTCGGCGTAA
- the sdhB gene encoding succinate dehydrogenase iron-sulfur subunit gives MPRQSIELRIRRQDSPTAAPRWEEFSVPWQPSMNVISCLMEIRKNPVTRQGRTTTPVHWESSCLEEVCGSCTMLVNGRVRQSCTALVDNLPEGPITLEPMTKFPVVRDLQVDRQPMFDSLKRVHAWIPIDGTYDLGPGPRMSAEEAEANYVFSRCMTCGCCMEACPQFNGRSEFMGPAPLAQVRLFNAHPTGRLSARERLDQIMGRGGLVDCGNSQNCVEVCPKGIPLTEAFGELGRQTTVQWLKLLFQK, from the coding sequence ATGCCCCGACAGTCCATCGAACTCCGCATCCGCCGGCAGGACTCGCCCACCGCGGCCCCGCGCTGGGAGGAGTTCTCCGTGCCGTGGCAGCCGAGCATGAACGTGATCTCGTGCCTCATGGAGATCCGCAAGAACCCCGTGACGCGGCAGGGCCGCACGACCACGCCGGTGCACTGGGAGTCGTCCTGCCTCGAGGAGGTGTGCGGCTCGTGCACCATGCTCGTGAACGGCCGGGTTCGGCAGTCGTGCACGGCGCTGGTGGACAACCTGCCCGAGGGCCCGATCACGCTGGAGCCGATGACCAAGTTTCCGGTCGTGCGCGACCTGCAGGTGGACCGGCAGCCGATGTTCGATTCGCTCAAGCGGGTGCACGCGTGGATCCCGATCGACGGAACCTACGACCTCGGCCCGGGGCCGCGCATGTCCGCCGAGGAGGCGGAAGCCAACTACGTCTTTTCGCGCTGCATGACGTGCGGATGCTGCATGGAGGCGTGCCCGCAGTTCAACGGCCGCTCCGAGTTCATGGGGCCGGCGCCGCTCGCGCAGGTGCGACTGTTCAACGCCCACCCGACCGGCCGGCTGAGCGCCCGCGAGCGCCTGGACCAGATCATGGGCCGCGGCGGCCTCGTGGACTGCGGCAACTCGCAGAACTGCGTCGAGGTCTGTCCCAAGGGCATTCCGCTGACCGAGGCCTTCGGCGAGCTCGGCCGGCAGACCACGGTCCAGTGGCTGAAGCTGCTGTTCCAAAAGTAG
- a CDS encoding succinate dehydrogenase, with amino-acid sequence MKVSDRTYFVLKRLHSLTGVFPIGVFLLEHFYTNSMALQGAAAFDRAAADLARIPYVGAVEAFGIWLPILLHMVLGVFIATTSKPNLERYGYATNWMYTMQRVTGVVLIFYIIFHTFQTRFDPAYLQSPSPYDFMRKQLSSPAMFWFMVVGILSACWHFGNGLFGFAIHWGFVTSRKAQLRVARLGLAFAVVLALVALNSLLAFTGRGLYPDWITKPHGQDHAVVMDGGTR; translated from the coding sequence ATGAAGGTCTCCGACCGCACGTACTTCGTCCTCAAGCGGCTGCACTCGCTGACCGGGGTGTTCCCGATCGGCGTCTTCCTGCTCGAGCACTTCTACACGAACTCGATGGCCCTGCAGGGAGCCGCCGCGTTCGATCGGGCCGCCGCCGACCTGGCCCGCATCCCCTACGTCGGCGCGGTCGAGGCGTTCGGCATCTGGCTGCCGATCCTGCTGCACATGGTCCTGGGCGTGTTCATCGCCACGACCTCGAAGCCGAACCTCGAGCGCTACGGGTACGCGACGAACTGGATGTACACGATGCAGCGCGTCACCGGCGTCGTGCTGATCTTCTACATCATCTTCCACACGTTCCAGACGCGCTTCGACCCGGCGTACCTCCAATCGCCGAGCCCCTACGACTTCATGCGCAAGCAACTCTCCTCTCCGGCGATGTTCTGGTTCATGGTCGTCGGCATCCTCTCGGCGTGCTGGCACTTCGGCAACGGCCTTTTCGGCTTCGCGATCCACTGGGGATTCGTGACCAGCCGCAAGGCGCAACTTCGGGTCGCCCGCCTGGGGCTCGCGTTCGCCGTGGTCCTCGCGCTCGTCGCGCTCAACTCGCTGCTCGCCTTCACGGGGCGCGGGCTGTATCCCGACTGGATCACCAAGCCGCACGGGCAGGACCACGCGGTCGTGATGGATGGAGGAACGCGCTGA
- the rpmA gene encoding 50S ribosomal protein L27 → MAHKKGQSSTKNGRESHAQRLGVKKFGGELVRTGMILVRQRGTVMHPGTNVGLGRDDTLFALADGKVHFTRFGKTRKKVHVLPVPAEAH, encoded by the coding sequence ATGGCTCACAAAAAAGGTCAGTCCAGCACCAAGAACGGCCGCGAGTCCCACGCGCAAAGACTCGGCGTGAAGAAGTTCGGCGGCGAGCTCGTGCGCACGGGCATGATTCTCGTCCGCCAGCGCGGCACCGTCATGCACCCGGGCACCAACGTCGGGCTCGGCAGGGACGACACGCTGTTCGCGCTCGCGGACGGTAAGGTGCACTTCACGCGCTTCGGCAAGACGCGCAAGAAGGTTCATGTGCTGCCGGTGCCGGCCGAGGCCCACTAG
- a CDS encoding HNH endonuclease: MKRPNEFSRGTMESALARQANQCASCGTPITWLGEDGRLDHRFGESGQAHHLTPVRLGGTNSERNCVILCQACHYSAHEGGNYAHGTVLGHDTDFPHYAGGTTKVKAARSRR, encoded by the coding sequence ATGAAGCGACCGAACGAGTTCTCGCGAGGCACCATGGAGAGCGCGCTCGCCCGACAGGCGAACCAGTGCGCGTCGTGCGGCACGCCGATCACCTGGCTGGGTGAGGACGGCCGCCTCGATCACCGCTTCGGCGAGAGCGGCCAGGCGCACCACCTGACCCCGGTTCGGCTGGGCGGAACGAACTCCGAGCGCAACTGCGTGATTCTCTGCCAGGCGTGTCACTACTCCGCCCACGAGGGCGGCAACTACGCGCACGGCACCGTGCTCGGGCACGACACCGACTTTCCGCACTACGCGGGCGGCACCACGAAGGTGAAGGCGGCCCGCAGCCGTCGCTGA
- a CDS encoding TIGR03960 family B12-binding radical SAM protein gives MSTSLTEIIEHQLLPKVSKPNRYLGNALQDSPKPLASVEVGVLLAFPDAYEIGLSNLGIRILHHIVNGRADAAAEMTFAPWPDAAAEMQRMGIPLFSNDSHTPAADFDIIGFSLQYELQYTNVLMMLELAGLPLRTLARDERHPLIIAGGAQAFSPEPMAEFVDAFVIGDGEEVIHAVVDAVKQAKRERLPRRALLRRLAHVPGVYVPSGYVTEASDEGWLVPRALPGFPDRVSSVYTRELKPEYYPPMPLLPVGEITHDRLSVEVMRGCTRGCRFCQAGMINRPVREKPAQRVVEEVLRGLQGTGLEEVSLISLSTTDHTQIVEQVNALADLLCPTRVQLSLPSTRPDNVPADVATRIAAQKKGSITLAPEAGSQRMRDVINKNHSEEELLNSVRTAAREGYTGAKLYFMCGLPTETDDDLRAILELGHRAWQAARDAGNRAFRITVSVSPLVPKPHTPFAWAEQVGTRELRRRLGVLREAVKGRPISLKYRDAETSLLEGVFTRGDRRLCAVVEEAYRRGCRFDAWSEHLRFDTWLAVFAEHGMDPERWLIGRSTDLDQPWDSVQSPVTRKFLVREKLRADRAGVTDDCRLEDVCFSCGVVECPQRPWVRTPHATLDLGAALASLPAPAFGRRGRRAPATAGGVATATRFRIRFEKGAAMRFLSHLDLMRTWERALRRSELPLAFTQGHHPHLKMSFGPPLPLGFRSRAEVFDLEFGRPPGVDLAERLGAVLPDGLRVRDFRPILFKTPSLMSQLEGASYRVRFPRPFVEQTGDSPAQLLATLRTRTDELLARDSLVVRRVSEDKVREFDARPSLAALRVGDDEAPAVLDLHLRFTVRAQARPDDVVGLLFPDLDPRTVDVERTELWVERGSDRLDPMQLLSSP, from the coding sequence ATGAGCACGAGCCTGACCGAGATCATCGAGCACCAGCTGCTGCCGAAGGTCTCGAAGCCGAACCGCTACCTGGGCAACGCGCTTCAGGATTCACCGAAGCCGCTGGCCTCGGTGGAGGTCGGCGTGCTGCTCGCGTTTCCGGACGCCTACGAGATCGGGCTCTCGAACCTCGGCATCCGCATCCTCCACCACATCGTGAACGGGCGCGCCGACGCCGCCGCCGAGATGACGTTCGCGCCGTGGCCGGACGCCGCCGCCGAGATGCAGCGCATGGGAATCCCGCTGTTCTCCAACGACAGCCACACGCCGGCGGCCGATTTCGACATCATCGGCTTCTCGCTGCAGTACGAGCTGCAGTACACGAACGTGCTGATGATGCTCGAGCTGGCCGGCCTGCCGTTGCGCACCCTCGCGCGGGACGAGCGCCACCCGCTGATCATCGCCGGCGGCGCGCAGGCCTTCAGCCCCGAGCCCATGGCGGAGTTCGTGGACGCGTTCGTGATCGGCGACGGCGAGGAGGTGATCCACGCCGTCGTGGACGCGGTGAAGCAGGCGAAGCGGGAACGCCTGCCGCGGCGCGCGCTTCTGCGCCGCCTCGCGCACGTGCCCGGCGTCTACGTGCCCTCCGGGTACGTCACCGAGGCGAGCGACGAGGGCTGGCTCGTCCCGCGCGCGCTACCCGGATTTCCGGACCGGGTGAGCTCCGTGTACACGCGCGAGCTCAAGCCGGAGTACTACCCGCCGATGCCGCTCCTGCCGGTCGGCGAGATCACCCACGACCGGCTCTCGGTCGAGGTCATGCGCGGCTGCACGCGCGGCTGCCGGTTCTGCCAGGCCGGAATGATCAACCGCCCGGTGCGCGAGAAGCCCGCGCAGCGCGTGGTCGAGGAAGTGCTGCGCGGATTGCAGGGGACGGGGCTCGAGGAAGTCTCGCTCATCTCGCTGTCCACCACCGATCACACCCAGATCGTCGAGCAGGTGAACGCGCTCGCCGACCTGCTCTGCCCGACGCGCGTGCAGCTCTCGCTGCCCTCGACGCGGCCGGACAACGTGCCCGCCGACGTGGCCACGCGCATCGCCGCGCAGAAGAAGGGCAGCATCACGCTCGCCCCGGAGGCGGGCAGCCAGCGCATGCGCGACGTCATCAACAAGAACCACTCCGAGGAGGAACTCCTGAACTCGGTCCGGACGGCGGCCCGCGAAGGCTACACGGGCGCCAAGCTGTACTTCATGTGCGGCCTGCCGACCGAGACGGACGACGACCTGCGCGCCATCCTCGAACTGGGCCATCGTGCGTGGCAGGCCGCCCGCGACGCCGGCAACCGGGCGTTCCGGATCACGGTCAGCGTCTCGCCTCTCGTCCCCAAGCCGCACACGCCGTTCGCGTGGGCGGAGCAGGTCGGGACGCGCGAGTTGCGCCGCCGCCTCGGCGTGCTTCGCGAAGCGGTGAAGGGCAGGCCGATTTCCCTGAAGTACCGCGACGCCGAAACCAGCCTGCTCGAAGGCGTTTTCACGCGCGGCGACCGCCGCCTGTGCGCCGTCGTCGAGGAGGCCTACCGGCGCGGCTGCCGGTTCGACGCGTGGTCGGAACACCTGCGCTTCGACACCTGGCTCGCGGTGTTCGCCGAGCACGGCATGGATCCGGAGCGCTGGCTGATCGGGCGTTCGACGGATCTCGACCAGCCGTGGGACTCGGTGCAGTCCCCGGTGACGAGGAAGTTCCTGGTCCGCGAGAAACTGCGCGCGGACCGGGCCGGGGTGACCGACGACTGCCGGCTCGAGGACGTCTGCTTCTCGTGCGGCGTCGTCGAGTGTCCGCAGCGCCCGTGGGTCCGCACGCCCCACGCGACGCTGGATCTGGGGGCGGCGCTCGCGTCGCTGCCGGCGCCGGCGTTCGGCCGGCGGGGGCGGCGCGCACCCGCCACCGCGGGGGGCGTGGCGACGGCCACGCGCTTCCGCATCCGGTTCGAGAAGGGCGCGGCGATGCGCTTCCTCTCGCACCTCGACCTCATGCGTACCTGGGAGCGGGCTCTTCGCCGCTCCGAGTTGCCGCTCGCTTTCACCCAGGGGCATCACCCGCACCTCAAGATGTCGTTCGGGCCGCCGCTGCCGCTGGGATTTCGTTCGCGGGCCGAAGTCTTCGATCTGGAGTTCGGCCGGCCGCCGGGCGTCGACCTCGCCGAGAGGCTGGGCGCCGTGCTGCCGGATGGACTCCGGGTCCGGGACTTCCGGCCCATTCTCTTCAAGACCCCTTCGTTGATGAGCCAGCTGGAAGGCGCGAGCTATCGCGTCCGATTCCCCCGCCCGTTCGTGGAGCAGACCGGTGACTCGCCGGCGCAACTCCTCGCGACGCTGCGGACGCGGACGGACGAACTGCTCGCGCGCGACAGCCTCGTGGTCCGGCGCGTCAGCGAGGACAAGGTACGCGAATTCGACGCCCGGCCCTCGCTGGCGGCGCTGCGAGTGGGCGACGACGAAGCTCCGGCCGTCCTGGACCTGCACCTGCGATTCACGGTGCGAGCCCAGGCCCGGCCCGACGACGTCGTCGGCCTGCTGTTCCCGGATCTCGATCCCCGCACCGTGGACGTGGAGCGCACGGAGCTGTGGGTGGAGCGCGGGAGCGATCGGCTCGACCCGATGCAGTTGCTGTCGTCGCCCTAG
- the sdhA gene encoding succinate dehydrogenase flavoprotein subunit gives MMAAPRIAVVGGGLAGLMATIRIAEAGGHVELFSIVPVKRSHSVCAQGGINGAVNVKGENDSPEIHFVDTCRGGDFLAHQPPIKGMCYAAPGIIYLFDRMGVPFNRTPEGLLDFRRFGGTLYNRTAFAGATTGQQLLYALDEQVRRHEVAGRVSKHEGSEFVGTVRDSAGRCVGLVALDLRTMKTRAFRADAVILATGGPGLLFGKSTNSIINSGSAAATAYMEGARYGNGEFIQIHPTAIPGADKLRLMSESARGEGGRIWVPRTKGDARAAKQIPEADRWYFLEERYPHYGNLVPRDVASREIHDVCVNLGLGVDGKLCVYLDLTHIPRATLKHKLEGILEIYEKFTGDDPCDVPMKIFPAVHYSMGGLWADYERTADGFLDLGSPKNQMTSVPGLYAIGEVDYQYHGANRLGANSLLSCVYAGQVGGPAAVAYAHGQAKAGSEAPASLFEAAEAKWTARFADLARREGPENPYRLHEELGRVMLENVTIVRENSKLRATDAKILELMDRWHKASVLDNGQWANAPLAFMNQLWNMLHLARVVTLGALARDETRGAHFKPEFPKRDDAHWLKSTIATFTPDGPQLHYEPVDVSLCAPVERKYD, from the coding sequence CTGATGGCCGCGCCGCGCATCGCCGTCGTCGGCGGCGGCCTCGCGGGCCTCATGGCGACGATCCGCATCGCCGAGGCCGGCGGACACGTCGAACTGTTCTCGATCGTGCCCGTGAAGCGGTCGCATTCCGTGTGCGCGCAGGGCGGCATCAACGGCGCGGTCAACGTCAAGGGCGAGAACGACAGCCCCGAGATCCATTTCGTGGACACCTGCCGCGGCGGCGACTTCCTCGCCCACCAGCCGCCGATCAAGGGCATGTGCTACGCGGCGCCCGGCATCATCTACCTGTTCGACCGCATGGGCGTCCCCTTCAACCGGACGCCCGAGGGGCTGCTGGACTTCCGCCGCTTCGGCGGCACGCTCTACAACCGCACGGCGTTCGCGGGGGCCACCACCGGGCAGCAGCTCCTGTACGCGCTGGACGAGCAGGTTCGCCGCCACGAGGTGGCGGGCCGCGTCAGCAAGCACGAAGGCTCGGAGTTCGTCGGCACGGTGCGCGACTCCGCGGGCCGCTGCGTCGGGCTCGTCGCGCTCGATCTGCGGACCATGAAGACACGCGCGTTCCGCGCCGACGCGGTGATCCTCGCGACCGGCGGGCCGGGCCTGCTGTTCGGCAAGTCCACCAACAGCATCATCAACTCGGGCTCGGCCGCCGCCACGGCCTACATGGAAGGCGCCCGGTACGGCAACGGCGAGTTCATCCAGATCCACCCGACCGCCATTCCCGGCGCGGACAAGCTGCGCCTGATGAGCGAATCCGCCCGCGGCGAAGGCGGCCGGATCTGGGTGCCGCGCACGAAGGGCGACGCGCGCGCCGCGAAGCAGATTCCCGAGGCGGACCGCTGGTACTTCCTCGAGGAACGCTATCCGCACTACGGCAACCTCGTGCCGCGCGACGTCGCGAGCCGCGAGATCCACGACGTGTGCGTCAACCTGGGCCTCGGCGTGGACGGCAAGCTGTGCGTCTACCTCGACCTCACGCACATCCCGCGCGCGACGCTCAAGCACAAGCTCGAGGGCATTCTCGAGATCTACGAGAAGTTCACCGGCGACGACCCGTGCGACGTGCCCATGAAGATCTTCCCCGCCGTCCACTATTCGATGGGCGGCCTGTGGGCGGACTACGAACGCACGGCCGACGGCTTCCTCGATCTCGGCAGTCCGAAGAACCAGATGACCAGCGTGCCGGGGCTGTACGCCATCGGCGAGGTGGACTACCAGTACCATGGAGCCAACCGGCTCGGCGCGAACTCGCTGCTGTCGTGCGTGTACGCCGGACAGGTCGGGGGTCCCGCGGCGGTCGCCTACGCCCACGGCCAGGCGAAGGCCGGCAGCGAGGCGCCCGCGTCGCTGTTCGAGGCCGCCGAGGCGAAATGGACCGCCCGCTTCGCCGACCTGGCGCGCCGCGAGGGGCCCGAGAATCCCTACCGCCTCCACGAGGAACTGGGCCGGGTCATGCTCGAGAACGTCACGATCGTGCGCGAGAACTCGAAGCTGCGCGCCACCGACGCGAAGATCCTCGAGCTGATGGACCGCTGGCACAAGGCGAGCGTGCTGGACAACGGCCAGTGGGCGAACGCCCCGCTGGCGTTCATGAATCAGCTCTGGAACATGCTGCACCTGGCGCGCGTCGTGACGCTCGGCGCCCTGGCCCGCGACGAGACCCGCGGAGCCCACTTCAAGCCCGAGTTCCCGAAGCGGGACGACGCCCACTGGCTCAAGTCCACCATCGCGACCTTCACGCCCGACGGGCCCCAGCTCCACTACGAACCGGTGGACGTTTCGCTCTGCGCACCGGTCGAGCGGAAGTACGACTAG
- a CDS encoding Rne/Rng family ribonuclease — translation MKQRIIINADAYETRVAILEHDELAELFVERAEQRRNVGDVYKGRVNAVLPGMQSAFVDLGLPKTGFLHASDLAESLSGLEDLSDADETTGDRHKRRRAPIPKIEDHLKKGQEVLVQITKESIGTKGPRVTQQLSLPGRFCVLMPGVDHVGVSRRIEERAERQRIKAIIHDLKPPGVGLIARTAGEGKGDAEYAADIKHLTRLWQRIEKKAGGSRAPALVHRELEMTASLIRDLFTDDVEEVFIDDRASFTEIERYLKAVSPELADRVRHYKGKEPIFDAFGIESQIEKTFERKVWLKKGGYICIDHAEALVAVDVNTGRFTGKKNQEETIFRTNMEAAVEVPRQLRLRDIGGIIVVDFIDMENDSNKRAVLDTLRSELRKDRARTKAFAVSELGLVEMTRQRERSSLLHYYTEDCPTCGGLGKVPSSETMLVKLERAMRRVMAMGGNRRITVKVAPDVALYFVEQEARRFSELEKRFRIAIDLKDDPQLKRGEMKLFSEKKQDLTKQVVGAVPGT, via the coding sequence GTGAAGCAGCGCATCATCATCAACGCGGACGCGTACGAGACGCGCGTCGCGATCCTCGAGCACGACGAGCTGGCGGAGCTGTTCGTCGAGCGCGCCGAGCAGCGCCGGAACGTCGGCGACGTCTACAAGGGCCGGGTCAACGCGGTCCTGCCGGGCATGCAGTCGGCCTTCGTGGATCTCGGACTGCCCAAGACCGGCTTCCTGCACGCCTCCGACCTGGCCGAGTCCCTGAGCGGACTCGAGGACCTTTCGGACGCGGACGAGACGACCGGCGACCGGCACAAGCGCCGCCGCGCGCCGATCCCCAAGATCGAGGACCACCTCAAGAAGGGGCAGGAGGTCCTGGTGCAGATCACCAAGGAGTCCATCGGCACGAAAGGCCCGCGCGTGACCCAGCAGCTCAGCCTGCCCGGCCGTTTCTGCGTGCTCATGCCGGGCGTGGACCACGTCGGGGTCTCGCGGCGCATCGAGGAGCGGGCCGAGCGCCAGCGCATCAAGGCCATCATCCACGACCTCAAGCCCCCGGGCGTCGGCCTCATCGCCAGGACCGCGGGCGAGGGCAAGGGCGACGCGGAGTACGCCGCCGACATCAAGCACCTCACGCGACTCTGGCAGCGGATCGAGAAGAAGGCCGGCGGGTCGCGCGCGCCCGCGCTGGTGCACCGCGAGCTCGAGATGACGGCGAGCCTGATTCGTGACCTGTTCACGGACGACGTCGAGGAGGTGTTCATCGACGACCGGGCTTCGTTCACCGAGATCGAGCGCTACCTGAAGGCCGTCTCGCCCGAACTCGCCGATCGCGTCCGGCACTACAAGGGCAAGGAGCCGATTTTCGACGCGTTCGGGATCGAGTCGCAGATCGAGAAGACCTTCGAGCGCAAGGTGTGGCTCAAGAAGGGCGGCTACATCTGCATTGACCACGCCGAGGCGCTGGTCGCGGTGGACGTCAACACCGGGCGATTCACCGGCAAGAAGAACCAGGAAGAGACGATCTTCCGCACCAACATGGAAGCGGCGGTCGAGGTGCCGCGCCAGCTGCGGCTGCGCGACATCGGCGGCATCATCGTCGTGGACTTCATTGACATGGAGAACGACTCGAACAAGCGCGCCGTGCTCGACACGCTGCGCAGCGAGCTGCGCAAGGACCGCGCGCGCACCAAGGCGTTCGCCGTGAGCGAGCTCGGCCTGGTCGAGATGACCCGCCAGCGCGAGCGCTCGAGCCTGCTGCACTACTACACGGAGGACTGCCCGACCTGCGGCGGGCTCGGCAAGGTGCCGAGCAGCGAGACGATGCTGGTCAAGCTCGAGCGTGCGATGCGCCGGGTGATGGCCATGGGCGGCAACCGCCGCATCACCGTCAAGGTCGCGCCCGACGTCGCGCTGTACTTCGTCGAGCAGGAGGCGCGACGGTTCTCGGAGCTCGAGAAGCGCTTCAGGATCGCGATTGACCTGAAGGACGATCCGCAGCTCAAGCGCGGCGAGATGAAGCTCTTCAGCGAGAAGAAGCAGGACCTGACGAAGCAGGTCGTCGGGGCCGTGCCGGGGACGTAG